A genomic region of Phragmites australis chromosome 2, lpPhrAust1.1, whole genome shotgun sequence contains the following coding sequences:
- the LOC133908288 gene encoding uncharacterized protein LOC133908288, protein MVFVFCHTNIVFVHGFYRTLRIVSALQGQQLGRLANEAGQALLIPPGSAEEVGQLRAFVERVRRSCRRLAYKMSCMTTPDVELAHGGPSSESSAGHTGASTQQQTPMHYGTRTRTRSTSVARTQSRSMTGAASTSVGTAARGKAPWEQTSESEEQSSDDGDPSYGVDVMGTSQLAGAPPATQLTQPPRRHRDRTNIASGNVLPSNTARERRKKKPYTPGM, encoded by the exons ATGGTATTCGTATTTTGCCATACCAACATTGTATTCGTTCATGGTTTTTACCGTACTTTACGGATTGTGTCGGCGTTGCAGGGACAGCAGCTCGGGCGCCTTGCTAATGAGGCTGGGCAAGCTTTGCTTATCCCTCCGGGGTCAGCGGAAGAGGTTGGCCAACTTCGTGCTTTTGTAGAG AGGGTTCGTAGGAGCTGCCGCCGCCTTGCTTACAAGATGAGCTGCATGACGACCCCGGATGTGGAGCTTGCACATGGTGGGCCTTCTTCGGAGTCATCTGCTGGCCACACGGGTGCTTCAACACAGCAACAGACGCCGATGCATTACGGTACCCGGACTCGCACGCGCAGCACTAGTGTGGCTCGGACGCAGTCACGTAGTATGACTGGAGCCGCCTCTACTTCCGTTGGGACGGCTGCACGAGGCAAGGCCCCATGGGAGCAAACCTCAGAGAGCGAGGAACAGAGCTCGGACGATGGAGATCCATCGTACGGTGTGGATGTGATGGGGACCTCGCAGCTCGCAGGCGCCCCTCCAGCGACCCAGCTTACACAGCCCCCACGGCGTCACCGAGACAGGACAAACATTGCCAGTGGCAATGTCCTTCCATCCAACACAGCCCgcgaaaggaggaagaagaagccctaCACCCCCGGGATGTGA